The region GGGGGTCACAATTGCTTCGCACCAACAAGCGCTCGACACGCTCCGCGGGTTTGGCTTCCCCGTCGACTCGCACACGAAAGCCTGCGCGACCATCGACGAGGTGATCGCCCACGTGACCGAGTGGAACGAGAAGCGGCACGACCTGCCGTATGACACGGACGGCATGGTCGTGAAGGTCGACAGCTTCGCCCACCGGCAGCGGCTCGGGGCCACCTCGAAGTCGCCGCGGTGGGTGCGGGCGTACAAGTTCGAGGCCGAGCACGGGATCACGAAGATCGGGGCGGTCGAACTGTCGGTCGGCAAGTTCGGCGAACTCACGCCGGTCGCCCTCTTCGACCCGCCGGTCCGCCTGGCCGGGACGACCGTGAGCCGGGCGAGCATGCACAACGCCTCGGTGGTGGACAAACTCGACGCCCGGATCGGGGATACGGTCGTCGTCGAGAAGGCCGGCGAGATCATCCCCCAGGTCGTCAGCGTGGTCGCCGACGCGCGGACCGGGGCCGAGAAGAAGCTGGTCTGGCCCAAAGCTTGCCCGATCTGCGGCGGTCCGGTGGAGAAGGAAGAGAGTGCGACGAGCTACGGCTATTACTGCGAAAACGTGGCCGGGTGCCCGGCCCAGCTGACCAAGCGGCTGATGGGCTACGGCCGCCGCGAGCGGATGGACATTGAGGGCCTGGGCGAGGAGGTCGCCAAGCAGCTCGTTGACACCGAACTGGTGAAATCCCTGACCGACCTCTACCGCCTGAACAAAAACCAGCTTCTTTCGCTCGAAGGCTTCGCGGAGACGAAGGCCCAAAAACTGCTCAACGGCGTCGAAGCGAGCAAGGGCCGCGGGTTGGCCCGATTACTGTCGGCGTTGTGCATCTACATGGTCGGCGAGAGCATGGCCGAGATCCTCGCGGACCAGTTTTCGAGCATCGACGAGTTGCTCGCCGCGAGCGAAGACCAGATCGCGAAAGCCAAAGGATTCGGGCCGAAGCGGGCCAAGTTCGTCCACGACTTCTTCCACAGCGAGGCGGGCGAGAAATTGGTCGCGGAGTTGCGAGAGCTGGGCGTGAAGTTGACCCAGGACAAGAAGGCCGCCCCGGCCGGGGCGCAGGTGTTCGCCGGGAAGACGCTGGTCGTCACCGGCACGCTCAAGAACTACGGCCGGAAGGACATCGAAGACCTCATCAAGTCGTTCGGCGGCAAGGCGACGGGCAGCATCTCGAAGAAAACCGATTTCCTGGTCGCGGGCGAAGAGGCCGGGAGCAAGTTGGACAAGGCCCGTGAACTCGGCGTCCGGGTTTTAACAGAAGAGGAATTCGACGAGTTGATCGGTAAAAAGTAAGGACCGTTCGACGGATCACATCCCGATTCAGGAAGCGAAAGACCTGTCGGGAATGTTCTTCGGCCCCGCTTCTCGGGAACGAATCTCTCGGTCGATCCTCTCGCGCAGCCGCGCAAAAACCGGCGCCGGCCCCTGCGTGCAA is a window of Fimbriiglobus ruber DNA encoding:
- the ligA gene encoding NAD-dependent DNA ligase LigA encodes the protein MAKPTHAARAAELRKLIEYHNHKYYTDAEPEISDREFDRLLDELKQIEADHPKLDTPDSPTRRVGGKPIDAFVSVRHRVPMLSIDNTYNADELREFDKSTRKLLGGEVPTYVVELKIDGVAMSLTYEDGLLVVGATRGDGEAGDDVTHNLRTMPDVPLKLRTAAPPKLFEARGEVYMTRADLIRLNRGRVEKGEKPYDNCRNLTAGSLKMLDPKQSASRRLRFVAYALGATEGVTIASHQQALDTLRGFGFPVDSHTKACATIDEVIAHVTEWNEKRHDLPYDTDGMVVKVDSFAHRQRLGATSKSPRWVRAYKFEAEHGITKIGAVELSVGKFGELTPVALFDPPVRLAGTTVSRASMHNASVVDKLDARIGDTVVVEKAGEIIPQVVSVVADARTGAEKKLVWPKACPICGGPVEKEESATSYGYYCENVAGCPAQLTKRLMGYGRRERMDIEGLGEEVAKQLVDTELVKSLTDLYRLNKNQLLSLEGFAETKAQKLLNGVEASKGRGLARLLSALCIYMVGESMAEILADQFSSIDELLAASEDQIAKAKGFGPKRAKFVHDFFHSEAGEKLVAELRELGVKLTQDKKAAPAGAQVFAGKTLVVTGTLKNYGRKDIEDLIKSFGGKATGSISKKTDFLVAGEEAGSKLDKARELGVRVLTEEEFDELIGKK